Genomic DNA from Nitrospirota bacterium:
ATTGCACATGATGCAGGAGTTGACCTGCCACTTGAGACATTTGATATCTTGTCGAAGAAGACACCGCATCTTGCCAATATGTTGCCAGGGGGTGAACATTACCTTGAAGATCTTGATTGGGCAGGTGGCATACCTGCATTGATGAAAAGGCTGAAGAAGCAACTCCATAACAACATTACTGTCAGCGGTAGGAAGATATATGAAATTGCTGATTCTGCAGAGGTAATAGATGAAGATGTAATAAGACCATTCAACAAACCATACAGGAAAGAAGGAGGAATAGCAATATTAAGAGGTAACCTTGCTCCAGACGGAGCTGTTGTCAAACAATCTGCTGTTAGTGAAAAGATGCTATGTTTTGAAGGAACTGCTAAGGTTTTTGATTCAGAAGAAGAGGGAATGAAAGCGATAATTAATGGAAAAATCATCCCCGGTGATATTGTTGTTATACGATATGAAGGTCCAAAAGGAGGGCCTGGAATGAGAGAGATGTTATCTCCAACTGCAGCCATTGCAGGTATGGGATTGAGCGAATCAGTAGCACTCATAACAGATGGTAGATTTTCCGGCGGGACTCGCGGTCCCTGTATAGGACATATATCACCAGAGGCGATGGAAGGCGGAACAATAGCTATACTCAGAGACGGAGATAAGATAAGGATCGATATTCCCAAGAGAAGAATTGATATTCTTCTGTCCGACAGAGAGATTAAGGAAAGGTTCAAATCCTGGAAACCTTTAAAGCCAAAGATATCAAAAGGTTATCTTTCAAGATATGCTCGTATGGTCAGTTCTGCCGGCAGCGGAGCAGTGATGATGTAACACCCGATTTCTATCTTTCCACTAATCAGGTCTTCTGTTAAGCTACATCACAGCAATGATAAATACTTTTTCTCCTGATATTGTTTTTTAATTTGCCGCTCCTTATTTCTTCAAATCTCTTTTCTGCTTCCTTTGCCCACAATTTGTCTATCTCTTTCTGCGAGGGATTCAAGCTCAGCAGAAGTTTTTCAACAAGTTGCATTCTTATTTCGATAGGTAGCGAAATCGCTTTATCAAAAAGCTCATTGGTATTTATCATGGATGCCCCCTAAATATTGAATTTGAATTGTTAACCGAGCAGTTTATTATAGTCTTCATGGCTGCCGATCCAAAACCACAGGAGACCGTAATGTTTCAAATTTCAGAGCAGCGACCGGACTTAAACGCTTT
This window encodes:
- a CDS encoding addiction module protein → MNTNELFDKAISLPIEIRMQLVEKLLLSLNPSQKEIDKLWAKEAEKRFEEIRSGKLKNNIRRKSIYHCCDVA